The following proteins are encoded in a genomic region of Flammeovirga pectinis:
- a CDS encoding PASTA domain-containing protein: protein MDKTKIKQLIFGDTPSALLINIGLMVVVSLFLLLIFFQVYLPISTNHAETVTVPDIDSLSIEDARKRLESSGLRYQIFDSSAVNYNPDLPYLTVLSQTPVSGEKVKDNRKIYLTVNPSEPASIELPDLIDGSLKNAVVRLKNLGMKVGTVDRKPDRFVNNVLKVRYNGRWISKTELKRGFKVLKGTNIDLVVGDGMGNATIEVPNVVGMTEGDAEFVLFGQGLGKGRVQYIEYDTIPGVVVRQSPVAEVNAASGRYPRIRLGRTIDLYVSEFSGNK from the coding sequence ATGGATAAAACGAAAATTAAACAATTAATCTTTGGAGATACACCATCAGCACTCTTAATAAATATAGGGTTGATGGTAGTAGTAAGTTTATTCTTACTATTGATCTTTTTTCAAGTATACTTGCCAATATCAACAAATCATGCTGAAACTGTTACAGTGCCAGATATCGATAGTTTGTCTATTGAAGATGCAAGAAAACGATTAGAGTCTTCTGGATTAAGATATCAAATATTTGATTCATCAGCAGTTAATTACAATCCAGACCTTCCTTATTTAACAGTTTTATCTCAAACTCCTGTATCTGGAGAAAAGGTAAAGGATAATAGAAAAATTTATTTAACTGTCAATCCTTCGGAACCTGCTTCTATAGAGTTACCAGATTTAATAGATGGTTCTTTAAAAAATGCGGTTGTTCGTCTTAAAAACTTAGGAATGAAAGTAGGAACTGTAGATAGAAAACCAGATAGATTTGTAAATAATGTATTAAAAGTACGTTACAACGGAAGATGGATTTCTAAAACAGAACTTAAAAGAGGCTTTAAAGTATTGAAAGGTACAAATATTGATTTAGTAGTAGGTGATGGTATGGGTAACGCTACTATTGAAGTGCCTAATGTTGTTGGTATGACTGAAGGAGATGCTGAATTTGTATTGTTTGGGCAGGGTCTTGGTAAAGGAAGAGTACAATATATTGAATACGATACAATTCCTGGAGTTGTCGTTCGTCAATCGCCAGTAGCAGAAGTTAATGCTGCATCTGGAAGATATCCTAGAATTCGTTTGGGAAGAACAATAGATTTATATGTTTCTGAGTTTTCTGGAAACAAATAA
- a CDS encoding leucine-rich repeat domain-containing protein produces MKTIIRISLLTLAIGLSSFTLNNDPSTFISKGLTNLSSENYLKAIGDFTMAISIQDNLGEAYYHRAICKDLLGKKEGYINSELCLDLIEAIKYDHFEAIEKLYELGRAECYMIKSAALTADKAYCIDLSSQNYSSIPNDVSEFSNLISISASSNKIKSLGTLYNSCPYIISLDLGQNNISVIPSEISKFKYLYSLNLSNNDLSKLPKEVSTLEHLSYLNLRGNKIEELPKNIDNLYALKVLDLSLNRIQKLPKNIENLKNLETLVLAGNPLEETDVKRLRLLLPNTHIIFDM; encoded by the coding sequence ATGAAAACCATAATAAGAATATCATTACTAACCCTTGCAATTGGATTAAGCTCATTTACCCTCAATAACGATCCTAGCACTTTCATATCGAAAGGTTTGACTAATCTTTCTAGTGAAAATTACCTTAAAGCTATAGGAGATTTTACAATGGCAATTAGTATACAGGATAATTTAGGAGAAGCATATTATCATAGAGCAATCTGCAAAGATCTTTTAGGTAAAAAAGAAGGGTACATTAATTCAGAATTATGCCTTGATTTAATTGAAGCCATAAAATATGATCATTTTGAAGCAATAGAGAAATTATACGAATTAGGGCGTGCAGAATGCTACATGATTAAGAGTGCTGCATTAACAGCCGACAAAGCGTATTGTATAGACCTTTCATCTCAGAATTACAGCTCTATTCCAAATGATGTGAGTGAGTTTTCTAACCTAATTTCAATTAGTGCATCTTCTAATAAAATAAAAAGTCTAGGTACTTTATATAATAGTTGCCCATATATCATATCATTAGATTTAGGACAAAATAATATTTCTGTTATTCCTTCTGAAATAAGTAAATTCAAATATCTTTATAGCCTTAACCTTAGTAATAATGATTTATCAAAGTTACCAAAAGAAGTTTCTACATTAGAACATTTATCTTACTTAAATTTAAGAGGAAATAAAATCGAAGAGCTACCAAAAAACATTGATAATTTATACGCATTAAAAGTTCTTGATTTATCATTAAATAGAATACAAAAACTCCCTAAGAATATAGAAAATTTAAAAAATTTAGAAACACTTGTTCTTGCTGGTAATCCATTAGAAGAAACGGATGTAAAAAGGCTAAGGTTATTATTACCTAACACCCATATCATTTTCGATATGTAA
- the cdaA gene encoding diadenylate cyclase CdaA → MLLFSVGFLEINFVDVLDILLVSVLLFHLYKLIKGSVALKIFVGGLSIYLTYLVVKATDMELLSEILSQFIDVGVIAAIILFQQEIRKFLLIIGKSTDFKNFPLFQLFRGKGKDYEINLDIPSIIDAMKDMSGTNTGALIVISKDSDLQFYAETGDFVDAKISKRLLLSIFFKNSPMHDGACLIYNNRIQAARCILPISENPNIPATMGLRHRAGIGMTENTNAIVLIVSEETGQMSYIQGGVIDHNLSSIELRTKIRAYMQDGQEENNTTTTQKSAV, encoded by the coding sequence ATGTTATTATTTAGCGTCGGTTTTTTAGAAATTAATTTCGTTGACGTGCTCGATATCTTACTGGTGTCGGTCTTGCTGTTCCATCTATACAAATTAATTAAAGGGAGTGTTGCTTTAAAAATCTTCGTTGGTGGGTTATCAATATACCTCACTTACTTGGTGGTGAAAGCAACAGACATGGAATTGCTTTCAGAAATACTAAGCCAATTTATTGATGTTGGTGTAATTGCTGCAATCATACTTTTCCAACAAGAAATTAGAAAGTTCCTTTTAATAATTGGTAAATCAACTGATTTTAAAAACTTCCCTCTTTTTCAATTATTTAGAGGAAAAGGAAAAGATTATGAAATCAATTTAGATATCCCTTCTATTATTGATGCAATGAAAGACATGAGTGGAACAAATACTGGGGCTTTAATTGTTATTTCTAAAGACAGTGATTTACAATTTTATGCTGAAACTGGTGACTTTGTTGATGCTAAAATTTCAAAACGATTATTGCTTTCAATATTCTTTAAGAACTCTCCAATGCATGATGGTGCTTGTCTGATTTATAATAATAGAATTCAGGCAGCGAGATGTATTTTACCTATTTCGGAAAACCCTAATATACCCGCTACAATGGGCTTACGTCATAGAGCAGGTATTGGTATGACAGAAAATACTAATGCTATTGTTTTAATTGTTTCTGAAGAAACAGGACAAATGTCTTACATACAAGGCGGCGTAATTGATCACAACCTTTCATCAATTGAACTGCGTACTAAGATTCGAGCATATATGCAGGATGGTCAAGAAGAAAATAACACAACTACTACCCAAAAATCAGCTGTGTAA